From Thermoflavifilum aggregans, a single genomic window includes:
- a CDS encoding DinB family protein, with translation MATVSKPDVWLRGPVEGVPALLQPAAHCLLQTQEDVHRIMEEFSDAWLWEKPAGRASAGFHLQHIRGVIDRLFTYARGESLTDTQLQELKQEGQPYPGHDSIASLLAAMDIQIEKALQQLRLTPEQQLTEIRYVGRAKLPATVLGLLFHAAEHSQRHTGQLLVTVSVLKEKHATHL, from the coding sequence ATGGCAACTGTATCAAAACCTGATGTATGGCTGCGAGGGCCGGTGGAAGGCGTACCTGCTTTATTGCAGCCTGCAGCCCATTGTCTGTTACAGACGCAGGAAGATGTTCACCGGATCATGGAAGAATTTTCCGATGCCTGGCTCTGGGAAAAGCCCGCCGGCCGGGCTTCTGCAGGTTTCCATCTGCAGCATATCCGCGGTGTCATTGACCGGTTGTTTACCTATGCCCGAGGCGAATCGTTGACAGATACTCAACTACAAGAATTAAAGCAGGAAGGTCAACCTTATCCGGGGCATGACAGCATAGCCTCACTGCTGGCAGCAATGGACATACAAATAGAAAAAGCGCTCCAACAATTACGCCTTACACCAGAACAACAACTTACTGAAATCCGCTATGTGGGAAGAGCCAAACTGCCTGCTACAGTCTTAGGTTTGCTGTTTCATGCTGCTGAACATAGCCAGCGCCATACCGGCCAGCTTCTTGTAACCGTAAGCGTGTTAAAAGAAAAACACGCAACTCATTTATAG